Within Desulfolithobacter dissulfuricans, the genomic segment GATGGCCGCCCCGCCGGTCAACGAACGGGCCAGAGAACTGATGGACCGTGCCAGAACCAGGCTTGCGGCCGAACTGGACCAGAAGGGAATGCATCTGGGCCTGCCCATCTTCATCCGCATCTTCAAGATACCCGGCACCCTGGAGGTCTGGCTGCAGCAGGATGGTACCTTTCAGCTGTTCAAAACCTATCCCATCTGCTCCTATTCCGGTTTTCCCGGGCCGAAACTGCACGAAGGCGACTGGCAGAGTCCCGAGGGGTTCTACACCGTCACCCCCGAACAGATGAACCCCAACTCCCAGTATCACCTCTCGTTCAACATCGGTTATCCCAACAGTTATGACTCCTCGCTGGACAGGACCGGCAGCAATATCATGGTCCATGGCGGCTGCTCCTCCAGGGGCTGCTTCGCCATGACCAATTACTGGATGGAAGAGATCTACCTGCTGGCCCACACCGCCCTGGCCGGTGGACAGGAATCGTTCAGTGTCCATGTCTTTCCCTTTGTCATGACCGCCCGCAACATGTTCAAGTTCCGCAGTTCGCCCTGGCTCGACTTCTGGAATAATCTCAAGGAAGGTTACGATGCCTTTGAGGAGACCAGGCAGGTTCCGGCCATAACGGTTGCCGAAGGCCGATACCAGGTCCTGCCGGACATGCGGCTGGCCCTGGGCGCCGGCAAAAAAGACAGGGAGTCCCTATGATAGTAGAGGAACGGCGCCAGGCGACCCGGATCCGTTTTGAAAGCCGGGTCCGGATCCACCTGAACAGCGGCGAGCTCGAGGCCACTGCCGACACCAGGGACATCAGCCTGAAGGGCCTGTATATTCGCTCGGAGGAAAAACTGCCGGTTGGCACCCGATGTTCCCTGGATATCGACCTCACGGGTCCGGGCAGCAAGCTGATCTGTTCGCTCACCGGGGTGATATGCCGCCATGATGCCAGTGGCATGGGCATCCATTTCCAGGAAATGAATGCCGACACCTTTATCCACCTGAAAAGCTTTATCAAACTCAAGCAGGAACTGGTGGTTGAGTAGACCGCCTCGTGGACAGCTTACATCTCGCGCAACCGCGGCAGGTCAAGAATGTGGATGGTCCTTCCATCCACCTGGATGAGTCCCTCGTCGGTCATTTTGGCAAAAATCCGCGACAGGGTCTCAGGAATGGTGCCCAGCAGGCTGGCCAGCTGCCCCTTGGGAATATCCAGGATAACCTTGCCATCATCTCCCTGTTCTTCGGCCAGATAGACCAGGTGAGCCGCCAGGCGGCCCGGCACCTCTTTGAGGGAAAGACTCTCGATCTGACTGGCGAAACGCCGCAGCCGCAGAGAAAGCATGGCCAGAAGATTGAGCGCCAGCGAGGCGTTGCCAGTGACCAGGTCGACAAAACCGTCCCGGGGGAAGAAAAGGATCCTGGCCCGACTCAGGGCAACGGCATTGGCAGGAAACGGATTGCCGTGAAACACGGCCACTTCGCCAAAGGGTTCGCCCGGTCCAAAGATATGCAGGGTCTGTTCTTTGCCGACAAGGGACATCTTGAAGATTTTAACCTTGCCATCAAGGACCATGTAGAAACCGTTGGCCTCGTCTCCTTCGAAAAATATCGGTTCACCCCGCTTGAACTCCTTCGTGGTGGCAATGGCAGCCAGCTGGTCAAGCTGTTCCCGGGGCAGGCCGTCGAAAAGAAAACTTCGGCCGATTATTTCCTTAACTTTTTCTGAAGGCATAGATTTTTCTAAAAAAAACAATTTTTTGACATAGATCAATGGAACCTTATGCAAGATGGTGCATAATGGGACCATACAAACATAAACCTGACATAACGTCAAACACGACATAAATCAGACAAAGGAGATACATTATGTATTGCAACCAGTGTGAACAGACCGCCAAGGGAGTCGCCTGCACCACCATCGGTGTCTGCGGCAAGGACGAGACCGTTGCCGACCTGCAGGATCTGCTTATTCACGCCCTCACCGGCCTGGCCCTTTTTGCCAATGAAGGCCGCCAGAAAGGCATTGTCGATGAAAATACCGACCGGTTCGTCATGGAGGCCGTGTTCTCCACCCTGACCAACGTGGATTTTGATCCAGAGCGCTTCGTCAAGCTGCTCGAAAAGACCGTGGAGCTGCGCGAGGCCATGAAGGAAAAGGTCGCAGCCGCCGGCGGCAAGACCGATTTCGATCATCCGGCAG encodes:
- a CDS encoding L,D-transpeptidase family protein, which translates into the protein MGKTHPSPPVFLPGIALITTVTILFSLRWAMAAPPVNERARELMDRARTRLAAELDQKGMHLGLPIFIRIFKIPGTLEVWLQQDGTFQLFKTYPICSYSGFPGPKLHEGDWQSPEGFYTVTPEQMNPNSQYHLSFNIGYPNSYDSSLDRTGSNIMVHGGCSSRGCFAMTNYWMEEIYLLAHTALAGGQESFSVHVFPFVMTARNMFKFRSSPWLDFWNNLKEGYDAFEETRQVPAITVAEGRYQVLPDMRLALGAGKKDRESL
- a CDS encoding PilZ domain-containing protein; protein product: MIVEERRQATRIRFESRVRIHLNSGELEATADTRDISLKGLYIRSEEKLPVGTRCSLDIDLTGPGSKLICSLTGVICRHDASGMGIHFQEMNADTFIHLKSFIKLKQELVVE
- a CDS encoding Crp/Fnr family transcriptional regulator; this encodes MPSEKVKEIIGRSFLFDGLPREQLDQLAAIATTKEFKRGEPIFFEGDEANGFYMVLDGKVKIFKMSLVGKEQTLHIFGPGEPFGEVAVFHGNPFPANAVALSRARILFFPRDGFVDLVTGNASLALNLLAMLSLRLRRFASQIESLSLKEVPGRLAAHLVYLAEEQGDDGKVILDIPKGQLASLLGTIPETLSRIFAKMTDEGLIQVDGRTIHILDLPRLREM